A genomic window from Geothermobacter ehrlichii includes:
- a CDS encoding RNA polymerase sigma factor has protein sequence MVTRSAPAVAIVDSIPVDGYSRSMVDRDEEILLQRAREGDDESFARLVERHIQPLINLGWRMTGSRDLAEDLAQETFLRLHRSLGSFRGDSSLATWLYRTLSRLAIDHLRREKLKRRIFFFRGADDEGSDPVELAADPGPGPDEELQARESVRRLRQALQQLSPQQRAVFTLRHDEGLPLKEIATALGLSEGTVKAHLHRAVQTLRTSLGDLKGA, from the coding sequence ATGGTCACCCGGTCTGCCCCTGCTGTGGCCATCGTTGACAGCATCCCGGTCGACGGCTACTCTCGCTCCATGGTCGACCGTGACGAAGAGATTCTGCTGCAGCGAGCCAGGGAAGGCGACGACGAAAGCTTCGCCCGGCTGGTCGAACGCCACATCCAGCCCCTGATCAATCTGGGCTGGCGCATGACCGGCAGCCGTGATCTGGCCGAGGACCTGGCCCAGGAAACCTTCCTGCGCCTGCACCGTTCCCTGGGCAGCTTTCGCGGCGACAGCAGCCTCGCCACCTGGCTCTACCGGACCCTGAGCCGACTGGCCATCGACCATCTGCGGCGGGAAAAGCTGAAACGCAGGATTTTTTTCTTTCGCGGAGCCGACGACGAGGGGAGCGATCCGGTCGAGCTGGCGGCCGATCCCGGGCCCGGGCCGGACGAAGAGCTGCAGGCCAGGGAAAGCGTCCGTCGGCTGCGCCAGGCCCTGCAACAGCTGTCGCCCCAGCAGCGGGCCGTCTTCACCCTGCGGCACGACGAGGGGTTGCCGCTGAAAGAGATCGCAACTGCCCTGGGGCTGAGCGAGGGCACGGTCAAAGCGCACCTGCACCGCGCCGTACAGACCCTTCGGACCAGCCTCGGCGACCTGAAGGGTGCCTGA
- a CDS encoding M3 family oligoendopeptidase — protein sequence MKQDGQAWDLSPLYASPEDPALEEDLKEALQLAGCFRHDFRGRIASDNLSAELLAAALRASEQLQTLLLKPCLYAQLLFAANSGPAAHKALVARTREVWSEVSEQTLFFELEILRIDQELYQQLIRDPEVAPYRHHLDRLRAQAPYTLSEQVEQALKRKDLSGREAFVQLFDELTAGLRFRFLMPEEEAEREVTGEELLSLLYHPERQVRERAFATFLQRHAEQELVLTACFNNILLDHGKEAELRGYPDLMTPTHLECETSPEMVERMMAVTEANYGLARDYFELKRQLLGYDELKNTDIYAPVGTTSRRFALDEARQLVHEAFAGFSPRMAELADAFFFERRIDVPPRPGKTGGAFCIGMYPGCPPYVLLNFTGTLRDVSTLAHELGHGVHFALAQKQNLFHYQAPLPFAETASVFGEMLLTRHLLARESDPQVKISLLCAKLEEIIATTFRQNVLTRFEQKAHAARSEGLLSADDLCRLWWEENARLFGDRVSMIEPYRWGWSYISHFIHARFYCYSYVFGELLTLALYQRYLEDGRDFVPRFLTLLENGGSDRPENLLRPLGIDLADAGFWQQGYDLVAELLGQLRELMAGRNRQV from the coding sequence ATGAAACAGGACGGGCAAGCGTGGGACCTTTCGCCCCTCTATGCCTCGCCGGAGGATCCGGCGCTTGAAGAAGATCTGAAGGAGGCGCTGCAGCTGGCCGGCTGTTTCCGGCACGATTTTCGTGGTCGTATCGCCTCCGACAACCTGAGCGCTGAACTGCTCGCCGCTGCCCTGCGCGCCAGCGAGCAGCTGCAGACACTGCTGCTGAAGCCATGCCTCTACGCCCAGCTGCTCTTCGCCGCCAATTCCGGCCCGGCGGCGCACAAGGCGCTGGTCGCCCGCACCCGCGAGGTCTGGAGCGAGGTCAGCGAGCAGACCCTCTTTTTCGAGCTGGAGATCCTGCGTATCGACCAGGAGCTCTATCAGCAACTGATCCGCGATCCGGAGGTCGCCCCCTACCGGCACCACCTCGACCGCTTGCGGGCGCAGGCGCCCTACACGCTCAGCGAACAGGTCGAGCAGGCGCTCAAGCGCAAGGACCTGTCCGGCCGCGAGGCCTTTGTCCAGCTCTTTGACGAGCTGACCGCCGGCCTGCGTTTCCGCTTTCTGATGCCGGAGGAGGAGGCCGAGCGGGAGGTGACCGGCGAGGAGCTGCTCAGCCTGCTTTATCATCCGGAGCGGCAGGTGCGGGAACGGGCCTTCGCCACCTTCCTGCAGCGGCATGCCGAGCAGGAGCTGGTTCTGACTGCCTGCTTCAACAACATCCTGCTCGACCACGGCAAGGAGGCCGAGCTGCGTGGCTACCCCGACCTGATGACCCCGACCCATCTCGAGTGTGAAACCTCGCCGGAGATGGTGGAACGGATGATGGCGGTCACCGAGGCCAACTACGGCCTGGCCCGGGACTATTTCGAGCTGAAGAGGCAGCTGCTCGGATACGACGAGCTGAAGAATACCGACATCTATGCCCCGGTCGGAACGACGAGTCGCCGGTTCGCCCTCGACGAGGCCAGACAGCTGGTACATGAGGCTTTCGCCGGCTTTTCGCCCCGCATGGCCGAACTTGCCGATGCCTTCTTCTTCGAGCGGCGCATCGACGTGCCGCCGCGGCCGGGCAAGACGGGCGGCGCTTTCTGCATCGGGATGTATCCCGGCTGCCCGCCCTACGTCCTGCTCAACTTCACCGGCACCCTGCGCGATGTCTCGACCCTGGCCCACGAGCTGGGACACGGGGTGCACTTTGCCCTGGCGCAGAAGCAGAATCTCTTTCACTACCAGGCACCGCTGCCTTTCGCCGAGACGGCCAGCGTCTTCGGCGAAATGCTGCTGACTCGTCACCTGCTGGCGCGGGAAAGCGATCCGCAGGTGAAGATCAGCCTGCTCTGTGCCAAGCTGGAGGAGATCATCGCCACCACCTTCCGGCAGAACGTGCTGACCCGCTTCGAGCAGAAGGCGCATGCCGCCCGCAGCGAGGGGCTGCTGTCGGCCGACGATCTCTGCCGGCTCTGGTGGGAGGAGAATGCCCGGCTGTTTGGTGACAGGGTGAGCATGATCGAGCCCTACCGCTGGGGCTGGAGTTATATCAGCCACTTCATCCACGCCCGTTTCTACTGCTATTCCTACGTGTTCGGCGAGCTGCTGACTCTCGCCCTCTACCAGCGCTACCTGGAAGATGGGCGCGACTTCGTTCCCCGCTTTCTCACCCTGCTGGAGAACGGCGGCAGCGACCGGCCGGAGAATCTGCTGCGTCCCCTGGGCATCGACCTGGCCGACGCCGGATTCTGGCAGCAGGGCTACGACCTGGTGGCGGAGCTGCTCGGCCAGCTGCGGGAACTGATGGCCGGACGGAACCGGCAGGTCTGA
- a CDS encoding DUF3106 domain-containing protein translates to MKTSRILLILTAALLLAAGQPATATAPPGSKPQLTDTESPAFRQALKRWQQLTPEQKELLRKRYRQFKQLPPERQQQIRKRLQWLRRLPPEKRRQLLKRFERFRRLPPEQKEKLRRLYRRFRSLPPEQRRELRKELRQLRNLPPEQRLQRRQELHRRYFNRPRRSHR, encoded by the coding sequence ATGAAGACGTCCCGGATTCTGCTCATACTGACAGCGGCCCTGCTGCTTGCCGCCGGCCAGCCGGCGACCGCCACCGCCCCCCCCGGTTCGAAGCCGCAACTGACCGACACCGAGTCTCCCGCTTTCCGCCAGGCGCTGAAACGCTGGCAACAGCTCACCCCGGAACAGAAGGAGCTGCTGCGCAAGCGCTATCGCCAGTTCAAGCAGCTGCCGCCGGAGCGCCAGCAGCAGATCCGCAAGCGGCTGCAGTGGCTGCGCCGGCTACCTCCGGAAAAGCGCCGGCAGCTCCTGAAACGTTTCGAACGTTTCCGCCGGCTGCCGCCGGAGCAGAAGGAAAAGCTGCGCCGCCTCTACCGGCGTTTCCGTTCCCTGCCACCCGAACAACGAAGGGAACTGCGCAAGGAATTGCGGCAGTTGCGCAACCTGCCTCCGGAACAGAGACTGCAGCGACGCCAGGAGCTGCACCGGCGCTACTTCAACCGCCCGCGCCGCAGCCATCGCTGA
- a CDS encoding FG-GAP repeat domain-containing protein, producing MKLRLFPLLLFLSLALPAVAQQLPGRLLDRLAPVEGVVVMRVGDEYLIDRDATQGVQAGDLFAVVKPGAPVVHPVTGEIIGKLDETLGYLQVSRVRSGYSYARPLPAGLQLDKGATIRRFDGVDAVLVDLRGDGDGVYRQLVRQLPQFNWQGYRTTPLTAESGKPLLIFQLAGDGLSVQTAAGQMLVQVAPAEIGLQAKSVSQPAAPAVAAPTPAASAAGTALIPGAATVAPAASRGGVLVMQQQRQGIWRGPSLSGEAVALAGGDFDGDGANELALLFADGLTVYRLSAGKLQALGQVRLPRDGVPLSLDAFDLDGDRRQELYLGLGFEDGVGTRIIEYVDGGFQLLPDISPWLVRAIRRGDGSRMLAGQRGGQGMRLTAGNVHVMNRRGGVLAPGEMLGVPPKTSIFNVQPLDDAKGGALWAAIGIDDQLQIFAADGQRLWEGNETVGGHRAGVERRDPDSIQGNFRQTVYRSARLDLGPDGVLLVPVNEGLRFLSQQRKYSKSRVVAYAWDGFSLREVWKTPDESTYLADFALFDADNDGRDELVTAIVTGSGWFSLGKTHSVFQVYELP from the coding sequence ATGAAATTGCGTCTTTTCCCTTTGCTTCTGTTTCTGTCTCTCGCGCTTCCGGCCGTGGCGCAGCAGCTGCCCGGGCGGCTGCTCGACCGCCTGGCGCCGGTCGAGGGGGTGGTGGTCATGCGTGTCGGCGACGAATACCTGATCGACCGTGACGCCACCCAGGGGGTGCAGGCCGGCGACCTGTTTGCCGTGGTGAAACCGGGAGCACCGGTAGTCCACCCGGTGACCGGCGAAATCATCGGCAAACTGGACGAAACCCTCGGCTACCTGCAGGTCAGCCGGGTTCGTTCCGGCTATTCCTACGCCCGTCCGCTGCCCGCCGGTCTCCAGCTCGACAAGGGCGCGACCATCCGCCGCTTTGACGGTGTCGATGCCGTGCTGGTCGACCTGCGCGGTGATGGCGACGGCGTCTATCGACAGCTGGTGCGGCAGTTGCCGCAGTTCAACTGGCAGGGGTATCGGACGACGCCGTTAACGGCCGAAAGCGGAAAACCGCTGCTGATTTTCCAGCTTGCCGGTGATGGTCTGAGCGTGCAGACGGCTGCCGGACAGATGCTGGTTCAGGTTGCGCCGGCCGAGATCGGCCTGCAGGCCAAATCCGTGTCGCAACCGGCTGCTCCGGCCGTTGCCGCACCGACGCCGGCAGCCTCTGCTGCCGGGACGGCCCTGATCCCGGGAGCGGCGACGGTTGCTCCAGCCGCGTCCCGGGGGGGAGTCCTGGTGATGCAGCAGCAGCGTCAGGGGATCTGGCGCGGACCGTCCCTGTCGGGAGAGGCGGTCGCCCTTGCCGGAGGAGATTTCGACGGTGACGGGGCCAACGAACTGGCCCTGCTTTTCGCCGACGGACTGACCGTCTACCGTCTGTCGGCGGGCAAGTTGCAGGCTCTGGGTCAGGTCAGGCTTCCGCGTGATGGTGTCCCGCTGTCGCTCGACGCGTTCGATCTGGACGGAGACCGGCGCCAGGAGCTCTATCTCGGCCTCGGTTTCGAGGACGGTGTCGGTACCCGGATCATCGAGTATGTCGATGGCGGCTTTCAGTTGCTGCCGGACATTTCCCCCTGGCTGGTGCGGGCCATTCGCCGGGGCGACGGCAGCCGGATGCTGGCCGGGCAGCGTGGAGGACAGGGGATGCGGCTGACAGCCGGCAACGTCCATGTCATGAATCGCCGGGGAGGGGTTCTTGCGCCGGGAGAAATGCTGGGCGTACCGCCCAAAACGTCGATATTCAACGTTCAGCCGCTCGACGACGCCAAAGGAGGTGCGTTGTGGGCTGCCATCGGCATCGATGACCAGCTGCAGATCTTTGCCGCCGACGGGCAGCGGCTCTGGGAAGGGAACGAGACGGTCGGTGGCCATCGTGCCGGAGTCGAGCGCCGGGATCCCGACAGCATCCAGGGAAATTTCCGCCAGACGGTCTACCGTTCCGCCCGCCTGGACCTTGGGCCCGATGGCGTGTTGCTGGTGCCTGTCAATGAGGGGTTGCGCTTCCTTTCCCAGCAGCGAAAGTATTCGAAGAGCCGGGTGGTGGCCTATGCCTGGGACGGTTTTTCCCTGCGGGAGGTCTGGAAGACGCCTGACGAGTCGACCTACCTGGCGGATTTCGCTCTGTTCGATGCCGACAACGACGGCAGGGACGAGCTGGTAACGGCGATTGTCACCGGCAGTGGCTGGTTCTCGCTGGGCAAGACCCATTCGGTTTTCCAGGTGTATGAACTACCTTGA
- a CDS encoding anti-sigma factor family protein encodes MNSKDCRQHDLLLYHYRELSADRAAAVERHLASCAACREELERIAADLALIGDRIRLSDEEKKRFARRVVDSVGQRRQRRWLPGPLPALALGTVAALSLLLVLWKPGTIPVPQKTSPRILVEIDVLEQLDLLQDLELLQDLDLLQDLEELG; translated from the coding sequence ATGAACAGCAAGGACTGTCGGCAACACGACCTGCTTCTCTATCACTACCGGGAACTGAGTGCGGACCGGGCCGCCGCCGTCGAGCGGCACCTGGCGTCCTGCGCCGCATGCCGGGAGGAACTGGAGCGAATCGCGGCCGACCTGGCCCTCATCGGTGACCGGATCAGGCTCTCCGACGAAGAAAAAAAACGATTCGCCCGCCGGGTGGTCGACTCGGTCGGGCAGCGCCGCCAGCGGCGCTGGCTGCCCGGGCCGCTGCCGGCGCTGGCCCTGGGCACCGTCGCCGCCCTCTCTTTGTTGCTGGTCCTCTGGAAACCGGGGACGATACCTGTCCCGCAAAAGACCTCACCCCGGATTCTGGTCGAGATCGACGTTCTCGAACAACTCGACCTGTTGCAGGATCTTGAGCTGTTGCAGGACCTTGACCTGCTGCAGGATCTGGAGGAGTTGGGATGA
- a CDS encoding DUF4350 domain-containing protein, with amino-acid sequence MPFRLTLFLCLLMLPLSLRAAQKPVVWFDQAHGQAFRIDRQGPLHLTDFARLLIEQGSVAETSRQPLDSGMLDKAEALVLSGAFRPYSEAEIDAVMDFLRRGGRLAVMLHIAPPVGTLLHRLGVDFSNGVIREQDRILGGDPLNFRVVDLAAHPVLAGLRGFNIYGGWALTNTGSGCRIIARTGPRAWVDLDRNRRLNRGDAMQRFGVAVAGTLGKGGFIIFADDAIFQNRFLAANRRLAVNLARWLLGKPTQNRQVAQR; translated from the coding sequence GTGCCGTTCAGGTTGACCTTGTTCCTCTGTCTTTTGATGCTGCCCCTGTCCCTTCGTGCCGCGCAAAAGCCGGTGGTCTGGTTTGACCAGGCCCATGGCCAGGCGTTTCGCATCGACCGGCAGGGGCCGCTGCATCTGACCGATTTCGCCCGCCTGCTCATCGAGCAGGGGAGTGTCGCCGAAACCAGCCGGCAGCCGCTTGACAGCGGCATGCTCGACAAGGCCGAGGCGCTGGTACTGTCGGGGGCCTTCCGGCCCTACAGCGAGGCCGAGATCGACGCGGTGATGGATTTTCTGCGGCGGGGCGGCCGTCTGGCGGTGATGCTGCATATCGCACCTCCCGTCGGGACCCTGCTGCACCGGCTGGGAGTCGATTTCTCCAACGGGGTGATCCGCGAACAGGACCGGATACTCGGCGGCGACCCGCTCAACTTCCGGGTGGTCGACCTGGCCGCTCATCCGGTGTTGGCGGGTTTGCGCGGCTTCAACATCTATGGCGGCTGGGCACTGACCAATACCGGTTCCGGCTGTCGCATCATAGCCCGCACCGGGCCGCGGGCCTGGGTCGATCTCGACCGCAACCGGCGGCTCAATCGTGGTGACGCCATGCAGAGGTTCGGGGTGGCGGTGGCCGGCACACTCGGCAAGGGGGGCTTTATCATTTTCGCCGATGACGCCATCTTTCAGAACCGTTTTCTGGCGGCCAACCGCCGGCTGGCCGTCAATCTGGCCCGTTGGCTGTTGGGGAAGCCGACGCAGAACAGGCAGGTGGCGCAGCGTTGA